From the genome of Alosa sapidissima isolate fAloSap1 chromosome 14, fAloSap1.pri, whole genome shotgun sequence, one region includes:
- the prtga gene encoding protogenin A gives MACFKRKLYQRLLVFAVILPISGVLCFSELFFIKEPRDVTVMRKDAVILDCQAHGEAPIAVKWLKNGVHIAENDRIYRLSNGSLYIAEVESRRGDKSDEGFYQCLAQNKYGAILSQKARLTIANIYPFTIQPTSIVVTEGSVARFSCKITASPPPILTWEFNRVTLPLATERITVLPTGVLQIQGVDQRDAGNYRCVATNIANRRKSTEATLTITPAPGARLPQRPRIVAGPQNQTVSLHQSAILECMATGNPRPLISWSRADHKSIDVFKTKVLGSGNLMISDVKAQHAGVYICRATTPGTRNYTIAVANLTVQAPPSLVEWPESLTRPRAGTARFVCQAEGVPTPHITWLKNGERVHSNGRIKMYHSKLVINQIIPEDDAIYQCQADNELGSVLSMARLIVVMSEDRPSAPRNIRADTVSSSAILLAWERPMYNSDKVIAYSVHYMKAEGLNNEEYQVVIGNDTTRYIIDDLEPARNYTFYIVAYMPMGASRMSDHIVQHTLEDVPLRAPELSLTSRSPTDIHVSWQPLAPKLSRGHVSAYRLAYRTSADSTITQLELAGHFTQHLLEGLQPDTIYLVRISAATKVGWGEQSAWTSHRTPKASSTKVPLAPELLLEPLNCTTIVVHWRLTLGNAAGIQGYRLFYHEETQTERPPIQLRAHENHYTIGGLDPRKKYHVKLLAYNFMGEGYQADQTISTPGCVSVRDRLVPPPPPPHHLYAKTNSSSAVYLHWGRPAFTTGQMVNYTVRCNPVGLQNASLVLYLQTAEQSLLVQDLEPNTRYEFAVRLHMDQLFSPWSPVVYQSTLSQAPTQPPSGVKVTLIEDNTALVSWKLPDDPNVAVSHYTILYASRKAWVAGEWQVLQREGSITMALLEKLEPGNTYLVKVSASNEMGDGPFSSAVELAVQTHSSSSGHVPRHSHGSSHATAFSDGFYHLDQKSMTGIILGVCVALTCIIICALILVCRGKDRKSSTTKTVRQGGGPIPALSHLAGDIQVENAEVMVPMMSDHFVDAKGGTNLIINSYGPVNSPKKKNKKKWLFFEKEEKQKVQTQWRTHSTCSYQPGTTVLCYKEETHQPTSLQVLFSSSGDTEGSQNSEGSHETGDSGRYSHDEMEMTNLSSGQGSRPSSLQGVESDGSEGECVPEAPSSDLTVDMGEATGRPCQEQQEVPVISQSALSL, from the exons ATGGCTTGTTTCAAACGGAAATTATATCAGCGTTTGCTGGTTTTTGCAGTAATTCTTCCAATCTCAG GTGTTCTGTGTTTTAGCGAGCTGTTTTTCATCAAAGAGCCACGTGATGTGACGGTGATGCGCAAGGATGCCGTTATTTTGGACTGTCAGGCCCACGGGGAGGCCCCCATCGCCGTCAAGTGGCTGAAGAATGGAGTACATATTGCAGAGAACGATCGCATTTACCGGCTGTCCAACGGCTCACTTTACATTGCCGAGGTTGAGAGTAGGCGAGGAGACAAATCAGATGAGGGCTTTTACCAATGCCTCGCTCAGAACAAGTATGGAGCCATCCTGAGCCAGAAAGCCCGTCTTACAATCGCAA ATATTTACCCTTTTACAATCCAGCCAACATCAATTGTGGTCACAGAGGGGTCTGTTGCTCGCTTCTCTTGCAAAATCACGGCGAGTCCTCCCCCTATCCTCACCTGGGAGTTTAACAGAGTCACCTTACCCTTGGCAACAGAAAG GATAACTGTACTGCCCACTGGAGTGCTGCAGATCCAGGGAGTCGATCAGAGGGACGCTGGCAACTACCGCTGTGTGGCTACTAACATCGCCAACCGTCGCAAGAGCACAGAGGCTACTTTGACTATcactccag CTCCCGGTGCCCGGCTCCCCCAGAGGCCTCGCATTGTCGCTGGACCCCAGAACCAGACGGTGTCTCTGCATCAGAGCGCCATACTGGAGTGCATGGCCACAGGTAACCCCAGGCCGCTCATCTCCTGGAGCCGAGCTGACCACAAGTCCATTGACGTCTTCAAAACCAAGGTGCTGGGCAGCGGCAACCTCATGATTTCCGACGTGAAGGCCCAGCACGCGGGCGTGTACATCTGCAGGGCCACCACCCCTGGCACCCGCAACTACACCATCGCTGTGGCCAACCTCACTGTGCAAG CTCCCCCTTCTCTGGTGGAGTGGCCTGAGAGTCTGACCCGTCCTCGTGCGGGCACGGCTCGCTTTGTGTGCCAGGCGGAGGGGGTGCCCACCCCCCACATCACGTGGCTGAAGAATGGCGAGCGGGTCCACTCAAATGGAAGGATCAAAATGTACCACAG CAAACTGGTGATCAATCAGATCATCCCTGAGGATGATGCCATCTACCAGTGCCAGGCAGACAATGAGCTGGGCTCGGTGCTGTCCATGGCCCGACTCATCGTGGTCATGTCCGAGGACCGGCCGAGTGCGCCCAGGAACATCCGTGCCGACACTGTCTCCAGCTCGGCCATTCTGCTGGCCTGGGAGAGACCTATGTACAACTCCGACAAAGTCATCGCCTACTCAGTGCACTACATGAAGGCAGAAG GTTTGAATAATGAAGAATACCAAGTTGTCATTGGCAATGACACCACTCGCTATATTATTGATGACCTGGAGCCTGCCAGGAACTACACCTTTTACATTGTGGCCTACATGCCCATGGGAGCCAGCCGCATGTCGGACCACATCGTCCAGCACACTCTTGAAGATG TGCCCCTGCGTGCCCCTGAGCTCAGCCTCACCAGCCGCAGTCCCACCGACATCCATGTGTCCTGGCAGCCGCTGGCGCCCAAGCTGAGCCGCGGGCACGTCTCTGCCTACCGGCTGGCCTACCGCACCAGCGCCGACAGCACCATCACGCAGCTGGAGCTGGCGGGCCACTTCACACAGCACCTGCTGGAAGGCCTGCAGCCCGACACCATCTACCTCGTACGCATCTCGGCTGCCACCAAAGTGGGCTGGGGGGAGCAGTCTGCTTGGACATCCCACCGCACTCCCAAAGCCTCCAGCACCAAAG TGCCCCTGGCCCCGGAGCTGCTGCTGGAGCCTCTCAACTGTACCACCATTGTGGTCCACTGGAGACTCACCCTGGGCAATGCTGCTGGCATCCAAGGCTACCGGCTCTTCTATCATGAGGAGACCCAGACAGAGAGACCACCGATACAGTTGCGTGCCCACGAGAACCACTACACCATCGGAGGCCTGG ACCCCAGAAAGAAGTATCATGTCAAGCTCCTGGCTTACAATTTCATGGGAGAGGGATACCAAGCAGACCAGACTATTAGCACCCCTGGATGTGTCT CCGTCCGTGATCGTCTggtacccccaccaccaccccctcacCATTTGTATGCAAAGACCAACAGCTCATCCGCTGTGTACCTGCACTGGGGGCGGCCTGCTTTCACTACGGGCCAGATGGTGAACTACACTGTCCGCTGTAATCCTGTGGGTTTACAGAACGCCTCACTGGTGCTCTACCTCCAGAC AGCTGAACAGAGTCTGCTAGTACAGGACCTGGAACCCAACACCCGCTATGAGTTTGCAGTTCGTCTCCACATGGACCAGCTCTTCAGTCCATGGAGTCCTGTTGTGTACCAGAGCACACTTTCACAAG cCCCCACACAGCCTCCATCCGGAGTGAAGGTGACGCTGATCGAGGACAACACAGCCCTGGTGTCCTGGAAGCTGCCAGATGATCCCAATGTAGCCGTGTCGCACTACACCATCCTCTATGCGTCCCGCAAGGCCTGGGTGGCTGGCGAATGGCAGGTGCTCCAAAGAGAAG GGAGCATCACTATGGCTTTGCTGGAGAAACTGGAGCCAGGGAACACCTACCTGGTGAAAGTATCAGCCTCCAACGAGATGGGTGACGGGCCGTTCTCCAGTGCAGTAGAGCTGGCTGTACAAACCCACAGCTCTTCCTCTGGCCATGTCCCCAGACACTCACATGGCTCCTCTCATGCCACAG CATTTTCTGATGGGTTCTACCACCTGGACCAGAAGTCAATGACTGGCATCATCTTAGGAGTCTGTGTAGCACTCACCTGCATCATCATCTGCGCCTTAATCCTTGTGTGTAGGGGCAAAGACAG GAAATCCTCCACAACAAAAACTGTGAGGCAAGGTGGTGGCCCGATTCCAGCTCTCTCTCATTTGGCTGGAGACATTCAGGTTGAGAATGCAGAGGTTATGGTGCCCATGATGAGTGACCATTTTGTTGACGCCAAG GGTGGAACGAATTTGATCATAAATAGCTATGGCCCTGTCAACAGTCCCaaaaagaagaataagaagaaatgGCTTTTCTTTGAGAAGGAGGAGAAACAGAAAGTCCAG ACTCAGTGGAGGACCCATAGCACATGTTCCTACCAGCCAGGAACCACTGTCCTATGCTATAAGGAGGAGACCCACCAACCCACCTCCCTACAGGTTCTGTTTAGCTCGTCAGGAGACACTGAGGGCTCCCAGAACAGTGAGGGGAGCCATGAGACTGGTGATTCGGGCCGCTACTCCCATGACGAAATGGAGATGACCAATCTGTCATCAGGACAAGGCAGTCGGCCGTCTTCTCTGCAGGGTGTGGAGAGTGATGGGTCTGAAGGTGAATGCGTTCCTGAGGCTCCGTCATCTGACCTCACTGTGGACATGGGAGAAGCCACAGGAAGGCCCTGCCAGGAGCAGCAAGAGGTCCCAGTAATTTCTCAGTCTGCACTTTCCCTGTAG